The Skermanella pratensis genome has a window encoding:
- a CDS encoding Na+/H+ antiporter subunit B: MMDSLILRTATRLLLSLMLLFSFFILLRGHNEPGGGFIGGLIAASAFALHSIAYGPAALRQVLGFDPKTIVGGGMLCAIAAGLWSAFPGDAFLTGQWLHWGEGDAAFHVGTPLLFDIGVFLVVIGAVLTIVLSLEEEDV, translated from the coding sequence ATGATGGACAGCCTGATCCTTAGGACGGCGACCCGGCTCCTGCTCAGCCTGATGCTGCTGTTCTCCTTCTTCATCCTGCTGCGCGGGCACAACGAGCCCGGCGGCGGATTCATCGGCGGCCTGATCGCCGCCAGCGCCTTCGCGCTCCACTCGATCGCCTATGGTCCGGCGGCCCTGCGCCAAGTGCTGGGCTTCGATCCGAAGACGATCGTCGGCGGCGGGATGCTGTGCGCCATCGCCGCCGGCCTGTGGTCGGCGTTCCCGGGCGATGCCTTCCTGACCGGCCAGTGGCTGCACTGGGGCGAGGGGGACGCGGCCTTCCATGTCGGCACGCCGCTGCTGTTCGACATCGGCGTCTTCCTGGTGGTGATCGGCGCGGTGCTGACCATCGTGCTGTCCCTGGAAGAGGAGGACGTGTAG
- a CDS encoding putative monovalent cation/H+ antiporter subunit A, whose translation MLSAILGIFAWALVAPIVAGRSPKLGGWILAIVPAALTVWFAGFLPEIAAGGVVREVVPWIPGLDVNLSFYLDGLSLTFALMVCGIGTLIVIYCGGYLHGDPMLPRFFLYILAFMASMLGVVLADNVISLIVFWELTSVTSFLLIGYLHDSPKSRRSALQALLVTSLGGLVMMAGLILLGIVGGSFELSELAGQSDLLREHPFYLAILILILVGTFTKSAQFPFHFWLPNAMDAPTPVSAYLHSATMVKAGVYLMARLSPTLGGTEVWIYTLVGFGAFTSLLGAILAVRQTDLKRVLAYTTITALGQLTMLIGIGSVYAVETFAVYLLAHACYKGALFMGVGAIDHETGTREVGQLGGLLRLMPVTAAAVGLAAMSNAGLPPFLGFLGKEFMYSSTVGMAGSGMAGEGMPVLGWIATLAMLVSNALMLVTAGLVFVKPFLGPKVETPKHAHEAPVSLWLGPVVLSVTGLALGVFYGVLERLFVVPVAASLAGEAVEVHIYLWGGFTTPLGLSVVTVALGVALYVGWPRVKAVLDRIARALRYDSDSGWDRILKGLVSVAWWQTRVIQSGYLRHYVMFTIVFTTVAIGATMVIHRAFTMPYVSVLEAPYTAWVLALTVIAATSAAVVAKSRLVAILSLGVVGVVIALIFLLYGAPDVAITQFMVETLVVIIVALVLARLPRLTAFHRPNRRSAVRDAVISIAFGAVVTAVMLSVIDLPIPLDLSEYFATRSYTEGFGRNVVNVILVDFRAVDTLGEILVVAAAGLGAFALLKARPRRGPPETPLPETERTGGRQ comes from the coding sequence ATGCTGAGTGCTATTCTCGGCATCTTTGCATGGGCGCTGGTAGCACCAATTGTCGCAGGCAGATCGCCGAAACTGGGCGGATGGATCCTGGCCATCGTCCCCGCGGCGCTGACCGTATGGTTCGCGGGATTCCTCCCGGAAATCGCCGCCGGCGGCGTGGTCCGCGAGGTGGTGCCCTGGATCCCGGGCCTCGACGTAAACCTGTCGTTCTATCTCGACGGCCTCAGCCTGACCTTCGCCTTGATGGTCTGCGGCATCGGCACGCTGATCGTGATTTATTGCGGCGGCTACCTGCATGGCGACCCCATGCTGCCCCGCTTCTTTCTGTATATCCTGGCCTTCATGGCCTCGATGCTCGGCGTGGTGCTGGCCGACAACGTCATTTCGCTGATCGTGTTCTGGGAACTGACCAGCGTCACGTCCTTCCTGCTGATCGGCTATCTGCACGACAGCCCCAAGTCGCGCCGGTCGGCGCTCCAGGCGCTGCTGGTGACCTCGCTGGGCGGCCTGGTCATGATGGCCGGGCTGATTCTGCTCGGGATCGTCGGGGGCAGCTTCGAGCTGAGCGAACTGGCCGGTCAGAGCGACCTGCTGCGCGAGCATCCGTTCTATCTCGCCATCCTGATCCTGATCCTGGTCGGCACCTTCACCAAGTCGGCCCAGTTCCCGTTCCATTTCTGGTTGCCCAACGCGATGGACGCGCCGACTCCGGTCAGCGCCTACCTGCACTCGGCCACCATGGTCAAGGCGGGCGTCTACCTGATGGCGCGACTCTCCCCGACCCTGGGCGGGACGGAGGTCTGGATCTACACGCTGGTGGGCTTCGGCGCCTTCACCTCGCTGCTGGGCGCCATCCTGGCGGTCCGGCAGACCGACCTGAAGAGGGTCCTGGCCTACACCACGATCACGGCCCTGGGCCAGCTGACCATGCTGATCGGCATCGGCAGCGTCTACGCCGTCGAAACCTTCGCCGTCTACCTGCTCGCCCATGCCTGCTACAAGGGTGCGCTCTTCATGGGCGTCGGGGCCATCGACCACGAGACCGGAACGCGGGAAGTCGGCCAGCTCGGCGGCCTCTTGAGGCTGATGCCGGTCACCGCCGCCGCGGTCGGCCTGGCGGCCATGTCCAACGCCGGGCTGCCGCCGTTCCTGGGCTTCCTCGGCAAGGAGTTCATGTATTCCAGCACCGTCGGCATGGCGGGGAGCGGCATGGCGGGCGAAGGCATGCCGGTGCTCGGCTGGATCGCCACCCTGGCCATGCTGGTGTCGAACGCCCTGATGCTGGTCACCGCCGGCCTCGTCTTCGTCAAGCCCTTCCTGGGCCCCAAGGTCGAGACGCCGAAGCACGCCCACGAGGCGCCGGTCAGCTTGTGGCTCGGCCCCGTCGTCCTGTCCGTGACCGGCCTGGCCCTCGGCGTGTTCTATGGGGTGCTGGAGCGCCTGTTCGTGGTGCCCGTGGCCGCCTCGCTGGCGGGGGAGGCGGTGGAAGTCCACATCTATCTCTGGGGCGGCTTCACCACGCCGCTGGGGCTCAGCGTCGTGACCGTGGCGCTCGGAGTCGCCCTTTACGTCGGCTGGCCCCGGGTCAAGGCGGTGCTCGATCGCATCGCTCGGGCGCTGCGCTATGACTCCGACAGCGGCTGGGACCGCATCCTGAAGGGCCTCGTCAGCGTCGCCTGGTGGCAGACGCGGGTGATCCAGTCCGGCTATCTGCGCCATTACGTGATGTTCACCATCGTCTTCACGACGGTGGCGATCGGCGCCACCATGGTGATCCACCGGGCCTTTACCATGCCCTACGTCTCGGTGCTGGAGGCGCCCTACACCGCCTGGGTCCTGGCATTGACCGTGATCGCGGCGACCTCCGCCGCCGTCGTGGCCAAATCGCGCCTGGTCGCGATCCTGTCGCTGGGCGTGGTCGGCGTCGTCATCGCGCTGATCTTCCTGCTCTACGGCGCCCCGGACGTCGCGATCACTCAGTTCATGGTCGAGACCCTGGTGGTCATCATCGTGGCGCTGGTCCTGGCCCGCCTGCCGCGGCTGACCGCGTTCCACCGGCCCAACCGGCGAAGCGCCGTCCGCGACGCCGTCATCTCGATCGCCTTCGGCGCGGTCGTCACGGCGGTGATGCTGTCGGTCATCGACCTGCCGATCCCCTTGGACCTCAGCGAGTATTTCGCGACCCGCAGCTATACCGAGGGCTTCGGCCGCAATGTGGTCAACGTGATCCTGGTCGATTTCCGGGCTGTCGACACCCTGGGCGAGATCCTGGTAGTGGCTGCCGCGGGGCTGGGCGCCTTCGCCCTGCTGAAGGCCCGGCCCCGGCGCGGGCCGCCCGAGACGCCCCTTCCCGAAACCGAACGGACCGGAGGCCGGCAATGA
- a CDS encoding aminotransferase, which translates to MTAKVGNPLFRDMPTTVFEVMSQLALKHRAINLGQGFPDDRGPADVLRAAADALLDGYNQYPSMMGTPELRQAVAAHARRFYGLEVDWAREVMVTSGATEALGACLLGLIEPGDEVVLFEPMYDSYLPIVRLAGGIPRIVTLKAPDWSFTRGDLERVFGPKTKALVLNNPLNPVGKVYSRAELELIGEFMRRFDAYAVCDEVYEHLVFDGARHIPLITIPGLRDRCLRVGSAGKTFSLTGWKIGYVTGSPELLQPVAKAHQFMTFTTAPNLQAGVAYGLAKEEAYFTGLAASMQAKRDRLAAGLREAGLSVLHSGGTYFLIADISSTGFDGDDVAFCLNLTEAAGVTAIPVSAFFAESPVRTFIRFCFCKQDALLDEAIARLKRYFQGNCIELAP; encoded by the coding sequence ATGACCGCCAAAGTCGGCAATCCTCTCTTCCGCGACATGCCCACCACCGTGTTCGAGGTGATGTCGCAACTGGCCCTCAAGCATCGGGCGATCAATCTGGGGCAGGGGTTTCCCGACGACCGCGGGCCGGCCGACGTGCTCCGGGCGGCGGCCGACGCGCTGCTGGACGGCTACAACCAGTACCCCTCCATGATGGGCACGCCGGAGCTGCGCCAGGCCGTGGCCGCCCACGCCCGCCGGTTCTACGGCCTGGAGGTGGACTGGGCGCGCGAGGTCATGGTGACCTCCGGCGCCACCGAGGCGCTGGGCGCCTGCCTGCTGGGGCTGATCGAGCCGGGCGACGAGGTGGTCCTGTTCGAGCCGATGTACGACAGCTACCTGCCCATCGTCCGCCTGGCCGGCGGCATCCCCCGGATCGTGACGCTGAAGGCCCCGGACTGGAGCTTCACCCGCGGGGACCTGGAGCGGGTGTTCGGCCCGAAGACCAAGGCGCTGGTGCTGAACAACCCGCTGAACCCCGTGGGCAAGGTCTATTCCCGCGCCGAGCTGGAGCTGATCGGCGAGTTCATGCGGCGCTTCGACGCCTACGCGGTCTGCGACGAGGTGTACGAGCACCTGGTGTTCGACGGCGCCCGCCATATTCCCCTGATCACCATCCCGGGATTGCGCGACCGCTGCCTGCGGGTCGGCTCCGCCGGCAAGACCTTCTCCCTGACCGGCTGGAAGATCGGCTACGTGACGGGATCGCCCGAGCTGCTCCAGCCCGTCGCCAAGGCCCACCAGTTCATGACCTTCACGACCGCGCCCAACCTCCAGGCCGGGGTCGCCTACGGCCTCGCCAAGGAGGAGGCGTACTTCACCGGCCTCGCCGCGTCGATGCAGGCCAAGCGCGACCGGCTGGCGGCGGGCCTGCGCGAGGCCGGGCTGTCCGTACTGCACAGCGGCGGCACCTATTTCCTGATCGCCGACATCTCCTCCACCGGGTTCGACGGCGACGACGTGGCGTTCTGCCTGAACCTGACGGAGGCGGCCGGCGTGACCGCGATCCCGGTCAGCGCCTTTTTCGCCGAAAGCCCGGTGCGCACCTTCATCCGTTTCTGCTTCTGCAAGCAGGATGCGCTGCTGGACGAGGCGATCGCCCGGCTCAAGCGCTATTTCCAAGGCAATTGCATAGAACTTGCGCCATAA
- a CDS encoding Na+/H+ antiporter subunit D, with translation MSWYLIAPILVPMTTAVLAILLWNHRPAQRAVSAAGAALHLVTAILLMAQVWQGGILAGQMGGWPAPFGITLVADHLSAVMVLITGIMGLGVGLYSLSDINEDRERNGFHPLYHVLLTGVTGAFITGDLFNLYVWFEVMLIASFALLALGAEKEQLDGAIKYAVINVVATVMFLIAVGILYGLTGTLNMADLAVRLPQVEQQGLVTTVAILFMITFGIKSAVFPLFFWLPASYHTPAVAVSAIFAGLLTKVGVYALVRTFTLIFTGDVAYTHTALLVVAGLTMVTGVLGAAAQNEIRRILSFHIISQIGYMVMGLALYTPLGLIGAVFYLVHHIIVKTNLFLVAGVAKRLTGSMELKKIGGLYKASPLLAVLFLIPALSLAGIPPLSGFWAKLVLIRASLEIGSYAIAATAILVGLLTMFSMTKIWGEAFWKPHPGGDIRVLGISDLTAKERVLLIGPIVVFAAMTVAIGLWTQPFLDLATRASAELLAPAPYIEAVLGPSGAQHAGAQP, from the coding sequence GTGAGCTGGTATCTGATCGCTCCCATCCTGGTCCCCATGACGACCGCGGTGCTCGCAATCCTGTTGTGGAACCATCGCCCCGCCCAGCGCGCCGTCAGCGCCGCGGGCGCCGCGCTCCATCTCGTCACCGCCATCCTCTTGATGGCCCAGGTCTGGCAGGGCGGCATCCTGGCCGGGCAGATGGGCGGGTGGCCTGCACCGTTCGGCATCACCCTGGTGGCCGACCATCTCAGTGCCGTGATGGTGCTGATCACCGGCATCATGGGGCTGGGCGTCGGCCTCTACAGCTTGTCCGACATCAACGAGGACCGGGAGCGCAACGGCTTCCACCCGCTCTACCACGTGCTCCTGACCGGCGTGACCGGGGCCTTCATCACCGGCGACCTGTTCAATCTCTACGTCTGGTTCGAGGTGATGCTGATCGCCTCCTTCGCGCTGCTGGCGCTGGGGGCGGAGAAGGAGCAGCTCGACGGCGCCATCAAATACGCCGTGATCAACGTGGTCGCCACGGTCATGTTCCTGATCGCGGTCGGCATCCTCTACGGCCTGACCGGGACGCTGAACATGGCCGACCTGGCCGTCAGGCTGCCGCAGGTCGAGCAGCAGGGGCTGGTCACCACGGTGGCCATCCTGTTCATGATCACGTTCGGCATAAAATCGGCGGTGTTCCCGCTGTTCTTCTGGCTGCCGGCCTCGTACCACACGCCGGCCGTGGCGGTTTCCGCGATCTTCGCCGGGCTTCTGACCAAGGTCGGCGTCTATGCCCTGGTCCGGACCTTCACCCTGATCTTCACCGGCGACGTGGCCTATACCCACACGGCGCTGCTGGTGGTGGCCGGCCTGACCATGGTGACCGGCGTGCTCGGCGCCGCGGCCCAGAACGAGATCCGCCGAATCCTGTCGTTCCACATCATCAGCCAGATCGGCTACATGGTGATGGGGCTGGCGCTCTATACGCCTCTGGGGCTGATCGGCGCGGTCTTCTACCTGGTCCACCACATCATCGTTAAGACCAACCTGTTCCTGGTGGCCGGGGTCGCGAAGCGGCTGACCGGGTCGATGGAGCTGAAGAAGATCGGCGGGCTCTACAAGGCGTCGCCCCTGCTGGCGGTGCTGTTCCTGATCCCGGCGCTCAGCCTCGCCGGCATCCCGCCGCTGTCGGGCTTCTGGGCGAAGCTGGTGCTGATCCGGGCCAGCCTGGAGATCGGCTCCTACGCGATCGCCGCGACCGCGATCCTGGTGGGATTGCTGACCATGTTCTCCATGACCAAGATCTGGGGCGAGGCCTTCTGGAAGCCCCATCCCGGCGGCGACATCAGGGTCTTGGGCATCTCTGACCTGACCGCCAAGGAGCGGGTGCTGCTGATCGGGCCGATCGTCGTGTTCGCGGCTATGACCGTCGCGATCGGCCTGTGGACCCAGCCGTTCCTGGACCTGGCGACCCGCGCGTCGGCCGAACTGCTGGCGCCGGCGCCCTACATCGAGGCCGTGCTGGGACCCAGCGGGGCGCAGCACGCGGGAGCGCAGCCATGA
- a CDS encoding Na+/H+ antiporter subunit E, protein MTMFMFNLALAIVWQAVTGTFSMGGLLIGFAVGYAVLWIARPVFGNDPYFWKLWHIIGFFFYFLKELVVSSLRVGWDVVTPPIYARPGVVRVPIDARTDLEITLLANLITLTPGTLTLDVAPDRKSLYVHAMFIDDPEKVRAEIKNGMERRLLELTR, encoded by the coding sequence ATGACCATGTTCATGTTCAACCTGGCCCTTGCGATCGTCTGGCAGGCCGTCACGGGCACCTTCAGCATGGGCGGCCTGCTGATCGGTTTCGCCGTCGGCTACGCCGTGCTGTGGATCGCCCGGCCGGTGTTCGGCAACGACCCGTATTTCTGGAAGCTGTGGCACATCATCGGCTTCTTCTTCTATTTCCTGAAGGAGCTGGTCGTGTCCAGCCTGCGGGTCGGCTGGGACGTGGTGACCCCGCCGATCTATGCCCGGCCGGGCGTGGTGCGGGTGCCGATCGACGCCCGGACCGACCTGGAGATTACCCTCCTCGCCAACCTGATCACGCTGACCCCGGGCACCCTGACGCTCGACGTGGCGCCCGACCGCAAGTCCCTGTACGTCCACGCCATGTTCATCGACGATCCGGAGAAGGTGCGGGCCGAGATCAAGAACGGCATGGAGCGCCGCCTGCTGGAGCTGACGCGATGA
- a CDS encoding alpha-2-macroglobulin family protein, translating to MFARSLTTAEPLSGIELRLLARSNAELGKLPTGPDGIARFPRETLRGTGGGAPQAVFAYGASGDMAFLDVAAATDLSERAGPGADAPPLDAWLYTDRGFYQPGETVFLNALLRDASAVAVEGRGLTLRIHRPDGFEVDRRQAADSGAGSYHLGLELPRPAAAGQWSVTAHLEPDGAPIGRVDFAVEDFVPPRLDVGLAADRDQADAGESLVLRIDGRYRRAGPAAKLPGELAVTLRRAAEPYPGFAGYRFGLVQQPFEPLRTDAPGFVTGPDGVARVEIRLPEPPDTSHALEAVIQGTLYDIGGRPAVHEIALPVRHQPFAIGIKPRFGGDAVPEGATAAFDVVAIGPDGAPLDRPSLSYELFEEDYDYAWFEADGHWDYRARVKDKSLTGGTLAVAAEPRADGRAAIEQPVGSGRYRLEVFDTGTGVATSLRFSAGSWVTPTAGERPDQVDVAVMLPKYSGGETAKVFVKPPYRAQVLVAVAGRAVHQTVLRRIGPEGAFLDIPVDPSWTAGVHVVATAFAPAEPAHGAASRRAVGSAWLAVDPAPRRLEVSIAAPADLAPRGRVRVPVTVRGAEEGAQVRLTLSAVDDAMLRLTDFAAPDPAVHYLGRRPLEVDLRDVRGPLVDRDGASASPGIRSVMVPPVRRRPGDPPPPRRREMTALHSGIVTVGADGTAEVPLEIPDFDGRLRLMAVAWTPAKVGSATATAAVRDPVLVELGLPRFLAPDDVAQVPLTLTDRGRKGGDYSVRFTAEGMVALRDGGEVALRDVRPGKPVTVPLTIAGTGVGAGLVRAEVTGPDGFAVTREWPVGVRRLQPAVARRHVELIEPGRKSTVSPDVVPELVALRRETVAVMLAIGTMPDLDLPGLLLSLDRHPYGSAEQITSRAMPLLRLGPVMAALDIASEAEVRQRVQRAIDRLISVQRSDGAFAMWSSQGPGELWLTSYALDFLGRAREAGYRVPEAPWRKGIEWLNGVLDNAWFDEAELAARAYALYTLAGSKAVDLAEARYFQETHWAALPTRLARAQVAGALARLGDADRAAEAFGRLDRARVEPGGMRDFGSELRDQAAVITLLAEAGGDRDRLAGLARQLATMLADAQATSTQERAWVLNAAAALASKAGEMKLALDGQPMTESGPLYRRLQPGGRAMPIENAGSAPLYRSVTLAGVPANPLPADAEGFRIQRTILGTDGAPVDPAGVAKGQVLVMILEGESLRREDHQALVVDMLPAGLEIENVRLADSGQLGDLSWLGDLSAANHVEFRDDRFVAELDLTPARPAFRLVYLARAVVPGDYALLGAFVEDMYSPNLFARGPAGRMAIGEE from the coding sequence GTGTTCGCCCGCAGCCTGACCACCGCCGAACCCCTGTCCGGGATCGAGCTTCGGCTGCTGGCGCGCAGCAACGCCGAGCTGGGCAAGCTCCCGACCGGACCGGACGGAATCGCCCGATTCCCGCGCGAGACCCTGCGCGGCACCGGCGGCGGAGCGCCGCAGGCGGTCTTCGCCTATGGCGCGTCCGGCGACATGGCGTTCCTGGACGTGGCCGCCGCGACCGACCTGTCGGAACGCGCGGGCCCCGGCGCGGACGCGCCGCCCCTGGACGCCTGGCTCTACACCGACCGCGGCTTCTACCAGCCGGGGGAGACGGTGTTCCTCAACGCCCTGCTGCGCGACGCCAGCGCCGTCGCGGTCGAGGGACGGGGCCTGACCCTGAGGATTCACCGCCCGGACGGGTTCGAGGTGGACCGGCGGCAGGCGGCCGACTCCGGGGCCGGAAGCTACCATCTCGGCCTGGAGCTGCCCCGTCCCGCCGCGGCCGGGCAATGGTCCGTCACCGCCCACCTGGAGCCGGACGGCGCGCCGATCGGCCGGGTCGATTTCGCGGTGGAGGACTTCGTGCCGCCGCGCCTCGACGTCGGGCTCGCCGCCGACCGCGACCAGGCGGATGCCGGCGAAAGCCTGGTGCTTCGGATCGACGGCCGGTACCGCAGGGCGGGCCCCGCGGCGAAGCTGCCGGGCGAGCTGGCGGTGACCCTGCGCCGCGCGGCCGAGCCGTATCCCGGCTTCGCCGGCTATCGCTTCGGCCTGGTCCAGCAGCCGTTCGAGCCGCTGCGGACCGATGCGCCGGGCTTCGTCACGGGACCCGACGGCGTCGCCCGGGTGGAAATCCGCCTGCCCGAGCCGCCCGACACCAGCCACGCGCTGGAAGCCGTCATCCAGGGCACGCTCTACGACATCGGCGGCCGCCCGGCGGTGCACGAGATCGCCCTCCCGGTCCGGCACCAGCCCTTCGCGATCGGGATCAAGCCCCGCTTCGGCGGCGATGCCGTGCCGGAAGGGGCCACCGCCGCCTTCGACGTAGTCGCGATCGGACCGGACGGCGCGCCGCTCGACCGGCCGTCCCTGTCCTATGAGCTGTTCGAGGAGGATTACGACTACGCCTGGTTCGAGGCGGACGGCCACTGGGACTACCGGGCGCGGGTCAAGGACAAGAGCCTGACCGGCGGGACGCTCGCGGTCGCGGCGGAACCGCGCGCCGACGGCCGCGCCGCGATCGAGCAGCCGGTCGGCTCCGGCCGGTACCGGCTGGAGGTTTTCGATACCGGAACGGGTGTCGCGACCAGCCTGCGGTTCTCGGCCGGCTCGTGGGTCACGCCGACCGCCGGCGAGCGGCCGGACCAGGTGGACGTGGCGGTGATGCTGCCTAAATATTCCGGTGGCGAAACGGCCAAGGTCTTCGTCAAGCCGCCCTACCGGGCCCAGGTGCTGGTCGCCGTCGCCGGCCGGGCCGTCCACCAGACGGTGCTGCGCCGGATCGGGCCGGAAGGCGCCTTCCTGGACATCCCCGTGGACCCGTCCTGGACCGCCGGCGTCCATGTGGTCGCCACCGCCTTCGCCCCGGCAGAGCCCGCCCACGGCGCCGCGTCGCGCCGGGCGGTCGGCAGCGCGTGGCTCGCGGTCGATCCCGCGCCCCGGCGTCTCGAGGTCTCCATAGCCGCCCCGGCCGACCTCGCTCCCCGGGGGCGGGTCCGCGTCCCGGTCACGGTGCGCGGGGCGGAGGAGGGCGCGCAGGTCCGCCTGACCCTGTCGGCCGTAGACGACGCCATGCTCCGGCTGACCGATTTCGCCGCTCCCGATCCGGCGGTGCATTATCTCGGCCGGCGCCCGCTTGAAGTCGACCTGCGGGACGTGAGGGGACCGCTGGTGGACCGGGACGGCGCCTCGGCCTCGCCGGGCATCCGGTCCGTCATGGTTCCGCCGGTGCGGCGCCGGCCGGGCGACCCGCCGCCACCGCGCCGGAGGGAGATGACGGCGCTTCATTCCGGCATCGTCACGGTCGGCGCCGACGGCACGGCGGAGGTCCCGCTGGAGATCCCGGATTTCGACGGCCGCCTGCGCCTGATGGCGGTCGCGTGGACGCCGGCCAAGGTCGGCAGCGCCACCGCGACCGCCGCTGTCCGCGATCCCGTCCTGGTCGAGCTGGGGCTGCCCCGCTTCCTGGCGCCGGACGACGTGGCGCAGGTCCCGCTGACCCTGACCGACCGGGGCCGGAAAGGCGGCGACTATTCGGTTCGTTTCACCGCCGAGGGGATGGTCGCCCTGCGCGACGGCGGCGAGGTGGCGCTCCGCGATGTCCGGCCCGGCAAGCCGGTGACGGTGCCCCTGACCATCGCCGGCACCGGCGTCGGCGCGGGTCTGGTCCGGGCCGAGGTCACCGGGCCCGACGGGTTCGCCGTCACCCGGGAATGGCCGGTCGGCGTGCGCCGTCTGCAGCCCGCGGTCGCGCGCCGCCATGTCGAACTGATCGAGCCGGGCCGGAAATCGACCGTCTCGCCCGACGTGGTGCCCGAACTGGTGGCACTCCGCCGCGAGACGGTCGCCGTCATGCTGGCGATCGGGACGATGCCCGACCTGGACCTGCCGGGACTGCTGCTGTCGCTCGACCGTCACCCCTACGGCAGCGCCGAGCAGATCACCAGCCGGGCGATGCCGCTGCTCCGGCTCGGCCCCGTGATGGCGGCCCTGGATATCGCGTCGGAGGCCGAGGTCCGCCAGCGTGTTCAGCGCGCGATCGACCGGCTGATCTCGGTCCAGCGGTCCGACGGCGCCTTCGCCATGTGGTCGTCCCAGGGGCCGGGGGAGCTCTGGCTGACCTCCTACGCGCTGGACTTCCTCGGCCGCGCGCGCGAGGCGGGCTACCGGGTGCCCGAGGCGCCCTGGCGGAAGGGCATCGAGTGGCTGAACGGCGTGCTCGACAACGCCTGGTTCGACGAGGCGGAGCTGGCGGCGCGTGCCTATGCCCTTTATACCCTCGCGGGCAGCAAGGCGGTCGACCTGGCCGAGGCGCGCTATTTCCAGGAGACCCATTGGGCCGCCCTGCCGACCCGGCTGGCCCGCGCCCAGGTCGCGGGGGCGCTCGCCCGGCTGGGCGACGCCGACCGCGCCGCCGAGGCCTTCGGCCGGCTCGACCGCGCCCGCGTGGAACCCGGGGGCATGCGCGATTTCGGTTCGGAGCTGCGCGACCAGGCCGCGGTGATCACGCTCCTGGCGGAAGCCGGGGGCGACCGGGACCGGCTGGCCGGCCTTGCCCGGCAGCTCGCCACCATGCTGGCCGACGCCCAGGCGACCAGCACCCAGGAGCGGGCCTGGGTGTTGAACGCCGCCGCCGCCCTGGCCTCGAAGGCCGGGGAGATGAAACTGGCGCTGGACGGCCAGCCCATGACGGAGTCCGGTCCGCTGTACCGCCGGCTCCAGCCCGGCGGCCGGGCGATGCCGATCGAGAACGCCGGTTCGGCACCGCTCTACCGGTCCGTCACCCTGGCGGGAGTGCCGGCGAACCCGTTGCCGGCCGATGCGGAGGGATTCCGCATCCAGCGCACCATCCTCGGAACGGACGGCGCGCCCGTCGATCCGGCCGGGGTGGCGAAGGGTCAGGTGCTCGTGATGATCCTGGAGGGCGAGAGCCTGAGGCGTGAGGACCACCAGGCGCTGGTCGTGGACATGCTTCCGGCCGGGCTTGAGATCGAGAACGTCCGGCTGGCCGACAGCGGACAGCTCGGCGACCTGTCCTGGCTCGGCGATCTCAGCGCCGCCAACCACGTCGAGTTCCGCGACGACCGGTTCGTCGCCGAGCTCGACCTGACGCCCGCCCGGCCCGCGTTCCGGCTGGTCTATCTGGCGCGTGCCGTGGTGCCGGGCGACTACGCCCTGCTTGGAGCCTTTGTGGAAGACATGTACAGCCCCAACCTGTTCGCCCGCGGCCCCGCCGGGCGGATGGCGATAGGGGAAGAGTAG
- a CDS encoding monovalent cation/H+ antiporter complex subunit F: MRSDLSPFLNWSIEITFIVLLISILIAFVRLVRGPSLPDRIVALDLLTLLAVGVIALFAIREDKPVFLDAAIALALVAFLGTVAYARFLERRGRHERKTEELGP, encoded by the coding sequence ATGAGAAGCGACCTGTCGCCTTTCCTCAACTGGTCGATCGAGATCACCTTCATCGTCCTGCTGATATCGATCCTGATCGCCTTCGTCCGGCTGGTCCGCGGGCCGTCGCTGCCCGACCGGATCGTGGCGCTGGACCTGCTGACCTTGCTGGCGGTCGGCGTCATCGCCCTGTTCGCGATCCGGGAAGACAAGCCCGTCTTCCTGGACGCCGCCATCGCCCTGGCCCTGGTGGCCTTCCTGGGTACCGTCGCCTATGCCCGCTTCCTGGAGCGGCGCGGACGCCACGAACGCAAGACCGAGGAGCTCGGGCCATGA
- a CDS encoding Na+/H+ antiporter subunit C: METLMAFTLGFMAAGSVYLLLSHNLVRVLFGLILLSNAANFVIFAAGGMTEGLPPLIAPGAKGLTGVYSNPLPQALILTAIVISFGLLAFALVLVYRGYQELGTVDSDRMRLAEPPHPDQDIPEPEEPRRPQVRDASHRVGNIREPVGREPAGSDAS, from the coding sequence GTGGAAACCCTCATGGCCTTCACGCTGGGATTCATGGCGGCCGGCAGCGTCTACCTGCTGTTGAGCCACAATCTCGTGCGCGTCCTGTTCGGCCTCATCCTGCTCAGCAACGCGGCCAACTTCGTGATCTTCGCGGCCGGCGGCATGACCGAGGGGCTGCCGCCGCTGATCGCCCCGGGCGCCAAGGGGCTGACCGGCGTCTATTCCAACCCGCTGCCCCAGGCCCTGATCCTGACCGCCATCGTGATCAGCTTCGGCCTGCTGGCCTTCGCGCTGGTGCTGGTCTATCGCGGCTATCAGGAACTGGGCACGGTGGACAGCGACCGGATGCGTCTGGCCGAGCCGCCGCACCCCGACCAGGACATCCCCGAACCCGAGGAGCCCCGCCGTCCCCAGGTCCGGGACGCCTCCCACCGGGTCGGGAACATACGCGAACCTGTCGGGCGGGAACCTGCCGGGAGTGACGCATCGTGA